The Phycisphaerae bacterium RAS1 genome includes a region encoding these proteins:
- the rfaQ gene encoding Lipopolysaccharide core heptosyltransferase RfaQ, with protein sequence MLTLHVALQIGDVRRLGRITVASRADPGDLSDCNPAIFRTSLETAGTHWLHSDDTRPPPPRLAELVAGRNVLSALSGPDSPVHARLASLSPASLFSFDPPPRRDWNGHITDQWRNDLERQGLLIGKCAYRRTQLLIHPSARLQQNGALVLAATCQSELAATIDTTPVILIHPGSGGVTKCWPLENFIAVGRALRAAGRTPVFVLGPAEMERWPAATHDALSSEFATLVEPAPNVLAAVLSAAAALLGNDSGPSHLAALLGTRTLTLFGPTAAEKWRPLGTHAIALRGEPQNHEDWGIDPENVATSLANR encoded by the coding sequence GTGCTGACGCTGCACGTGGCACTGCAAATCGGCGACGTGCGGCGGCTCGGCCGGATCACCGTCGCCTCGCGGGCCGACCCGGGCGATCTGTCCGACTGCAACCCGGCGATCTTCCGCACATCGCTCGAAACGGCCGGCACGCACTGGCTGCATTCAGACGACACGCGCCCGCCGCCGCCGCGGTTGGCGGAGCTGGTCGCCGGTCGAAATGTGTTGAGCGCCTTGAGTGGGCCGGACTCGCCCGTCCACGCCCGGCTGGCCTCGCTCTCGCCCGCGTCGCTCTTCAGTTTCGACCCGCCGCCTCGCCGCGATTGGAACGGACACATCACGGACCAGTGGCGCAACGACCTCGAGCGGCAGGGATTGCTGATCGGCAAGTGCGCCTATCGCCGGACGCAACTGCTGATCCACCCGTCGGCGCGCTTGCAGCAGAACGGAGCGCTAGTCCTGGCCGCCACGTGTCAATCCGAACTCGCAGCGACCATCGACACGACGCCGGTGATCCTGATTCACCCCGGCAGCGGCGGCGTCACGAAGTGCTGGCCCCTGGAGAACTTCATCGCCGTCGGCCGTGCGCTGCGCGCCGCCGGACGAACGCCGGTTTTCGTGCTCGGCCCGGCGGAAATGGAGCGCTGGCCCGCCGCAACGCACGACGCGCTCTCAAGCGAGTTCGCGACGCTGGTCGAGCCTGCGCCGAACGTTCTCGCCGCCGTCCTCTCCGCCGCGGCCGCGCTGCTCGGCAATGACTCCGGCCCGTCTCACTTGGCGGCGCTGCTTGGGACTCGGACGCTGACGCTCTTCGGCCCCACGGCGGCGGAGAAATGGCGACCGCTCGGCACGCACGCGATCGCGTTGCGCGGTGAGCCGCAGAATCACGAAGACTGGGGCATCGACCCCGAAAACGTCGCGACATCGCTGGCGAACCGGTAG
- the glgB_1 gene encoding 1,4-alpha-glucan branching enzyme GlgB, translating into MKALGQSPPRMVPAASPESAAAALTLDPVCGAFRDMSKSVQGKVESDGTGLIALDPWLEPYADALRRRYARFTAKVAEILRHDGSLAHFARGHEHFGFNRGVRDGCPGVWYREWAPAASGLALIGDFNGWDRRGSPLSRDEFGVWSVFLPDDEYAARLVHESRVKVHVESAAGPMDRIPAYIRRVAYDSTGAHFAGQYWQPPRPYEWRCAAPPPMSAPRIYEAHVGMALEEQRVGSYREFEQHILPRIADAGYNAVQLMAIQEHPYYASFGYQVSSFFAPSSRFGTPEELKSLIDAAHGRGLCVFLDLVHSHSVKNVFDGLNRFDGTDFHYFHAGARGQHPVWDSLLFDYGKWEVLRFLLSNVRYWLEEFRFDGFRFDGVTSMLYTHHGFQRVFSSYEDYFGDAVDDDALVYLQLANRLAHEVNPAAITVAEDVSGMVGLARPLDEGGLGFDYRLAMGLPDYWVKLLERRDEDWQMGEMYGALTNRRRGEKHVAYAESHDQSLVGDKALAFRLMDAAMYWHMQKGSQELVIERGVALHKLIRLATFALGGEGYLNFMGNEFGHPEWIDFPREGNGWSFKHARRQWSLRDDPGLRYRDLAEFDKAMLALEQKFGILADDRMELLFAHEEHKLLVVRRGAVVFALNFHPTRSAADFRIGVPEATNYRVVLNTDDLWFGGHEIVRGGQIYPLSSGGDAGAASVQIYLPARTGQVLAPLRARAE; encoded by the coding sequence ATGAAGGCGCTTGGGCAATCACCGCCGCGAATGGTACCCGCGGCGTCGCCGGAATCGGCGGCCGCGGCGTTGACGCTGGACCCTGTTTGTGGTGCATTCCGCGATATGTCCAAATCGGTGCAGGGCAAAGTTGAATCCGACGGCACGGGCCTGATCGCGCTGGATCCCTGGCTCGAGCCCTACGCCGACGCGTTGCGCCGCCGCTACGCCCGATTCACCGCGAAAGTGGCGGAGATTCTCCGGCATGACGGCTCGCTGGCGCATTTCGCGCGCGGCCATGAGCACTTCGGCTTCAACCGCGGCGTGCGCGACGGCTGCCCGGGCGTCTGGTACCGCGAGTGGGCCCCGGCCGCCAGCGGGCTGGCGCTGATCGGCGATTTCAACGGCTGGGACCGGCGAGGCAGCCCGCTGTCGCGCGACGAATTCGGCGTCTGGAGCGTGTTTCTGCCGGATGACGAGTATGCCGCGCGCCTGGTTCACGAGAGCCGCGTCAAGGTTCATGTTGAGAGCGCCGCCGGGCCGATGGACCGCATTCCGGCGTACATCCGCCGCGTGGCGTATGACAGCACGGGCGCGCATTTTGCGGGGCAGTACTGGCAGCCGCCGCGTCCGTACGAGTGGCGCTGCGCCGCTCCGCCGCCGATGAGCGCGCCGCGCATCTACGAAGCGCACGTCGGCATGGCGTTGGAAGAGCAGCGCGTGGGCAGCTATCGAGAGTTCGAGCAGCACATCCTGCCGCGGATCGCGGACGCCGGCTACAACGCGGTGCAGCTCATGGCGATTCAGGAGCACCCGTACTATGCGTCGTTCGGGTATCAGGTGAGCAGCTTCTTCGCCCCGTCGTCACGGTTTGGGACGCCGGAGGAGCTGAAATCGCTGATCGACGCCGCGCACGGCCGCGGCCTGTGCGTGTTTCTGGATCTGGTGCACAGCCACTCGGTCAAGAACGTGTTCGACGGATTGAACCGCTTTGACGGGACGGATTTTCACTATTTTCACGCCGGCGCGCGCGGGCAGCACCCGGTCTGGGATTCGCTGCTGTTTGACTACGGAAAGTGGGAGGTGCTGCGGTTTTTGCTGAGCAATGTGCGTTACTGGCTGGAGGAGTTTCGCTTCGACGGATTTCGATTCGACGGCGTGACCAGCATGCTGTACACGCACCACGGATTTCAGCGCGTCTTTTCGTCGTACGAGGACTACTTCGGCGACGCCGTGGATGACGACGCGCTGGTCTACCTGCAACTTGCGAACCGGCTTGCGCATGAGGTCAACCCCGCGGCGATCACCGTCGCCGAGGACGTCTCGGGAATGGTGGGGCTGGCGCGGCCCCTGGATGAGGGCGGGCTGGGCTTTGATTATCGCCTGGCAATGGGCCTTCCGGACTACTGGGTCAAGCTGCTGGAGCGCCGCGATGAGGACTGGCAAATGGGGGAGATGTACGGGGCGTTGACGAACCGACGGCGGGGCGAGAAACACGTGGCCTACGCCGAATCGCACGATCAGTCGCTGGTGGGAGACAAGGCGCTGGCGTTCCGGCTGATGGACGCGGCGATGTACTGGCACATGCAGAAAGGCAGCCAGGAGCTGGTGATCGAGCGCGGCGTGGCGCTGCACAAGCTGATCCGTCTGGCGACGTTCGCACTGGGCGGCGAGGGCTACCTGAACTTCATGGGCAACGAATTCGGCCACCCGGAGTGGATCGACTTTCCGCGCGAGGGGAACGGATGGTCATTCAAGCACGCGCGGCGGCAATGGTCGCTGCGCGATGATCCGGGGCTGCGGTATCGCGACCTGGCCGAATTTGACAAGGCGATGCTCGCGCTGGAGCAGAAGTTCGGGATTCTCGCGGACGACCGGATGGAGCTGCTTTTCGCACACGAAGAGCACAAGCTGCTCGTCGTGCGGCGCGGCGCGGTGGTGTTCGCGCTGAACTTCCACCCGACGCGTTCGGCGGCCGATTTTCGGATCGGCGTGCCGGAGGCGACGAATTATCGCGTCGTGTTGAACACAGATGATCTGTGGTTTGGGGGGCATGAAATCGTCCGCGGTGGACAGATCTATCCGCTCAGCAGCGGAGGGGATGCGGGCGCGGCAAGCGTGCAGATCTATCTTCCGGCGCGGACCGGGCAGGTCTTGGCGCCGCTTCGCGCGCGGGCGGAATGA